From Hirundo rustica isolate bHirRus1 chromosome 1, bHirRus1.pri.v3, whole genome shotgun sequence, a single genomic window includes:
- the TRIL gene encoding TLR4 interactor with leucine rich repeats — MGAPRRVRLMVLPWALWGSVPLILLLLPAAEPICPEPCDCQQHQHLLCTNRGLRSVPKTAEPQDILTYSLGGNFIANISAFDFHRLAGLQRLDLQYNRIRSLHPKAFERLERLEELYLGNNLLPALAPGTLSTLAKLRILYVNANEIGRLSAASFSGLGSLVKLRLDGNELGSLGDSTFSGLPNLLYLHLESNRIRWLSRGAFTGLAKLRFLDLSGNQQSSLRHPDIFGPLRSLHTLLLATNSLRQLTGGLFQHLPGLAKLSLSGNRLSHLAPDAFKGLGSLKELRLEGNLLSHLPATLLEPLDSLEALDLSRNALTALHPAAFGRLGRLRELSLRDNALATLPGELFASSQALYRLELEGNPWSCDCRLRGLKRWLAAWHSQGRLLTVFVQCRLPPALAGKYLDYLQDAQLPLPQDGGPCPDGASPSPPAPEGLGGNNSAAGPPPGPPPAASTARLMMGVPVAAGPTPAPLPSAAAWPRRAGAAGVPPLVSDPCDFNKLFLHNLSVEAVGSSWVTVRWAVRPHRSPRLLGPARFRLLFDRFGAAVKFQRFVYLPERGEPAATLRELRPDTPYLVCVEGVLGGRVCPVAPRDHCAGLVTLPEGGTAAAAAGGPRGPDQQLLTLVLLAVNALLLLAALAAWAARLLRKKVLGRRRRKAAPVHVRQLYSTRRPLRSMGTGVSADFSGFQSHRPPRGAAACALSEADLIEFPCERFMDSGRHGDEHLLQRFAD; from the coding sequence ATGGGGGCGCCGCGCCGGGTCCGCCTGATGGTGCTGCCCTGGGCGCTCTGGGGCTCCGTCCCCCtcatcctcctgctgctgcccgcGGCCGAGCCCATCTGCCCCGAGCCATGCgactgccagcagcaccagcacctccTCTGCACGAACCGGGGCCTGCGCTCCGTGCCCAAGACTGCCGAGCCGCAGGATATCCTCACCTACAGCCTCGGGGGCAACTTCATCGCCAACATCTCCGCCTTCGACTTCCACCGCCTGGCAGGGCTCCAGCGCCTGGACCTGCAGTACAACAGGATCCGCTCGCTGCACCCTAAGGCCTTCGAGCGCCTGGAGCGGCTGGAAGAGCTTTACTTGGGAAACAACCTGCTGCCAGCGCTGGCCCCCGGGACGCTCAGCACCCTGGCCAAGCTGCGCATCCTCTACGTGAACGCAAACGAGATCGGCCGTCTCAGCGCTGCCTCCTTCTCTGGCCTCGGCAGCCTCGTCAAGCTGCGACTGGATGGCAATGAGCTGGGCTCGCTGGGCGATTCCACTTTCTCAGGGCTGCCAAACTTACTTTATCTGCACCTGGAGTCCAACCGCATCCGCTGGCTGAGTCGCGGTGCCTTCACTGGCCTAGCCAAGTTGCGCTTCCTCGACCTCTCAGGGAACCAGCAGAGCTCCCTTCGCCATCCAGACATCTTTGGGCCGCTGCGCTCCCTTCacaccctgctgctggccaccaACAGCCTGCGGCAGCTGACAGGGGGGCTCTTCCAGCACCTGCCCGGCTTGGCAAAGCTCTCACTCAGCGGCAACCGACTGTCTCACCTGGCCCCGGATGCTTTCAAGGGGCTGGGCTCGCTGAAGGAGCTGCGCCTGGAGGGGAACCTGCTGAGCCACCTACCTGCCACCCTACTGGAGCCGCTGGACAGCCTGGAGGCACTGGATCTGAGCCGCAATGCACTGACCGCCCTGCACCCGGCCGCCTTCGGCCGCCTCGGCCGCTTGCGGGAGCTCAGCCTGCGGGACAACGCACTGGCCACCCTCCCCGGCGAGCTCTTCGCCTCCAGCCAGGCTCTCTACCGCCTGGAGCTGGAGGGGAATCCCTGGAGCTGCGACTGCCGCCTTCGTGGCCTCAAGCGCTGGCTGGCGGCCTGGCACTCCCAGGGCCGCCTGCTCACCGTCTTCGTGCAGTGCCGCCTGCCACCCGCCCTGGCCGGCAAGTACCTCGACTACCTGCAGGATGCCCAGCTGCCGCTGCCGCAGGACGGCGGCCCCTGCCCCGACGGTGCCTCTCCCTCCCCGCCAGCCCCCGAGGGACTCGGTGGCAACAACAGCGCAGCGGGGCCGCCCCCAGGGCCACCGCCGGCCGCCTCCACCGCCCGGCTGATGATGGGAGTGCCCGTAGCCGCCGGCCCCACGCCGGCACCGCTGCCCAGCGCAGCGGCGTGGCCCCGACGGGCCGGTGCCGCCGGGGTCCCGCCGCTGGTGTCCGACCCGTGCGACTTCAACAAGCTGTTCCTGCACAACCTGTCGGTGGAGGCGGTGGGCTCCAGCTGGGTGACGGTGCGCTGGGCCGTGCGGCCGCACCGCAGCCCCCGCCTGCTGGGGCCGGCGCGATTCCGCCTCCTCTTCGACCGCTTCGGCGCCGCCGTCAAGTTCCAGCGCTTCGTGTACCTGCCGGAGCGCGGGGAGCCGGCGGCCACGCTGCGGGAGCTCCGCCCGGACACCCCCTACCTCGTCTGCGTCGAGGGCGTCCTGGGCGGCCGCGTGTGCCCGGTGGCGCCGCGGGACCACTGCGCCGGGCTGGTCACCCTGCCCGAGGGCGGcaccgcggcggcggcggcgggcgggcccCGCGGCCCCGACCAGCAGCTGCTCACGCTGGTGCTGCTGGCGGTGAacgcgctgctgctgctggcggcTCTGGCCGCCTGGGCCGCCCGCCTGCTGCGCAAGAAGGTGCTGGGCCGTCGGCGTCGGAAGGCGGCCCCGGTCCACGTGCGGCAGCTGTACTCCACACGCCGCCCGCTCCGCTCCATGGGCACCGGAGTCTCCGCCGACTTCTCGGGCTTCCAGTCCCACCGGCCAccccgcggcgccgccgcctGCGCCCTCAGCGAGGCCGACCTCATCGAGTTCCCCTGCGAGCGCTTCATGGACAGCGGCCGGCACGGCGATGAGCACCTGCTGCAGCGCTTCGCCGACTGA